Genomic window (Thermoanaerobaculia bacterium):
GTGCAGGACGCCGTTCGGGTTCAGGTGGAACTCGGCCGGCTCGAGGACGAAAACCACCTTGCCCGGCTCGACCTCCGTGACCTGCATGCCGACCAGCTCCGCGACCGGCGGCGGCGGGATCTCCCCCGCGAGCATGGCGCGCAGGAACTCGAGGCCGGTCTTGCCGCGCGCCAGGGCGCGGATCTCGGCCGGGTCGTGCCAGCTGACCGTGCGCTGACGGAGCGGAAAGATCATCGCTGCCATTGGCGCCAGCGCCGGGATGCTTCCTGGCTCATTTCTCGAGCTGCCATACGGGGAGGCGCCCCGGCGTCCAGGGCGCGCCGGCGCGCTCGAGCTCGCTCTCGACCGCCGCGAGATCGACCTCGACGAAGCTCCGGAGCCGTGCGAGCTCCCGGCCGAACGCTTCGCCGGCGATGTCGTAGGCGTCACGCTGGGTCCGGGTCGGCTCGGCGGTCGAGGTCCAGCTCGAATAGACGACGTTCTGGACGCGCTCGGAAATCGACGGCAGGTCGGCCTCGTTGCGTGCCCGCAGGAATCCGTCCCCGGAGAGCGCGATGCCGATCTTCTCCAACTCGAGCTCGAGAGCGCGCAGACGGGCGTCGAGCCCGGCGGCCGTGCCGGGTTCGACACCCGCGGCGAGCGGCGCATCGGCTGCGATGCGCAGCAGCGCGAGCCGCTCCTCGAGCTCGCCGACCAGGCGCTCGGCGCCGAGCACGGCGCGCTGCAGACGGGCGGTCTTTTGCTGCCAGGCGGCGACCGCGGCGCGGTCCTTCGCCGGGAGTGTGGTGTTCGCCAGCACCTCGAGCTCGAAGTCG
Coding sequences:
- a CDS encoding glycosyl hydrolase; amino-acid sequence: PFGATFTWYLKEPPKTRKEARVEAEKKAIGEKRDIAYPNLETLRRELEEEAAVLALSILDDQGSIVRRLEAKPAKGMQRLTWDLRYPAADPAAKTVVAAQFVPPPQGPLAAPGRYRARLEQVVGGTAKLLGESDFELEVLANTTLPAKDRAAVAAWQQKTARLQRAVLGAERLVGELEERLALLRIAADAPLAAGVEPGTAAGLDARLRALELELEKIGIALSGDGFLRARNEADLPSISERVQNVVYSSWTSTAEPTRTQRDAYDIAGEAFGRELARLRSFVEVDLAAVESELERAGAPWTPGRLPVWQLEK